The proteins below are encoded in one region of Paenibacillus albus:
- the wzy gene encoding O-antigen polysaccharide polymerase Wzy: MVLVVSGIILLVISNATDQKTIISCFIISLPVVLAYIRYFVNFLSSSFFFIVFYIMLFYAQPIVYFITGEEYSYDFSSIKTLVIITVLGIHFFILGNLVFNTKKLISINVEIPQRQINQAINFSILITLLCIMLLFVDAKTFNVLNLGRLDLKNAGSLLRITATFGLYLTSVLFFLVYFTAKKRSRFNIILWTIFVIVLEIIIFLFYRTRSLLVVHLASCLVGYYYSYAYFSSEIKIKTKKGKALLFGVIIVCIAIFTRFFRGYLQPGSDISTFEINWKSFLQKSVEDGDLGYSSTVLKVINLVPNTYDYLNGQSYWKLLLTPIPRSIWSEKPLNTETIVGGWLFPEIRGMSVPPGIIGDLYLNFGVYGVLLMIVFGIGFSLLDRKVTFKGFLIWAVSSTWIFHLVRGGFTNPIMIFFIQYYFINFIIKRYFLGVIIHNSSQKLLRGRLKGVSTLRLEADSQINKMGGT, translated from the coding sequence TTGGTTCTTGTTGTTTCCGGAATAATTCTCTTGGTTATTTCTAATGCTACTGATCAAAAAACTATAATAAGTTGCTTTATAATTAGTCTTCCAGTAGTACTAGCATATATACGTTATTTTGTTAATTTCTTATCTTCTAGTTTCTTTTTTATTGTGTTTTATATTATGCTTTTCTATGCTCAACCCATAGTGTATTTTATTACCGGTGAAGAATACTCTTACGATTTTTCTAGTATAAAAACACTAGTTATTATCACTGTACTAGGCATTCATTTTTTTATTTTAGGTAACTTGGTCTTCAATACAAAAAAATTAATATCTATAAATGTTGAAATACCGCAGAGACAAATAAATCAAGCTATTAACTTCTCAATATTAATAACACTTCTATGTATTATGCTACTTTTTGTCGATGCAAAGACCTTCAATGTGTTAAATTTGGGAAGACTTGATCTGAAGAATGCAGGTAGTTTGCTAAGAATTACTGCTACCTTTGGATTATACCTGACCTCAGTGTTATTCTTCTTAGTATATTTTACTGCAAAAAAGCGAAGTCGATTTAACATAATCCTTTGGACAATATTTGTTATTGTACTTGAAATAATAATATTCCTTTTTTATAGAACAAGATCGTTATTGGTAGTACATTTGGCATCCTGTCTTGTTGGATACTATTATAGCTATGCATACTTCAGTAGTGAAATTAAGATTAAGACAAAAAAAGGGAAGGCATTACTTTTTGGAGTAATAATAGTTTGTATAGCCATCTTTACGAGGTTTTTCAGAGGGTATTTGCAGCCTGGATCCGATATTTCCACATTCGAAATAAATTGGAAAAGTTTCTTGCAGAAATCAGTTGAGGATGGCGACTTGGGATATTCCAGTACAGTATTAAAAGTTATTAATCTTGTTCCTAATACATATGATTACTTAAATGGGCAGTCATATTGGAAGCTTCTTTTAACCCCAATTCCAAGATCAATTTGGTCAGAGAAGCCACTGAATACAGAGACTATTGTTGGAGGATGGTTATTCCCCGAGATTCGAGGAATGTCTGTGCCACCAGGGATAATTGGTGATTTATATCTTAATTTTGGTGTTTATGGTGTTCTATTGATGATAGTGTTCGGGATCGGATTCTCTCTGCTTGATAGAAAAGTTACCTTTAAAGGTTTTCTCATTTGGGCTGTGAGCTCCACTTGGATCTTTCACCTTGTTCGTGGAGGATTTACAAATCCTATTATGATCTTCTTCATACAATACTATTTTATTAATTTCATTATTAAGAGGTACTTTCTGGGAGTAATTATTCATAATAGCTCCCAAAAGTTGTTAAGAGGAAGGTTGAAAGGAGTATCCACACTTCGTTTGGAAGCAGATTCCCAAATTAATAAAATGGGAGGGACCTAG
- a CDS encoding glycosyltransferase → MDILFVISHVPNPRMNKRMQVAKEIGNTGVIYWDRGTVKIWDVFHADISNIKLSIKANYTNPLKRIIPTFKFGVKAIKEIARLKPKSLYVANIDMLIIASLYAFGRKNKPKIIYEIADLNQLIADSQTTTLKKFMRMMLVYLEKKLCQNISTLVVTSEKFYEHYYSKFVPKSKLLFFPNIPNLEAFKNYSKTKNEKFTVGFIGAIRYKNQMKMLIEAAEKSNVNILFAGAGLDDEIQQISKEKNFIKYSGRYNYEKEIASLYQQVDAIYSVYDADLNNVKLALPNKLYESIYCELPIIVAKGTYLSEIVTDKGVGVAVDHNNSLELQQELDRLSNNQNYYDSILIACRDNKNDINIKLYNEKLAERLNAIIL, encoded by the coding sequence ATGGATATATTATTTGTGATTTCTCATGTTCCTAATCCTAGGATGAATAAAAGAATGCAAGTGGCCAAAGAGATAGGCAATACAGGAGTAATTTATTGGGACAGAGGGACAGTGAAGATATGGGATGTGTTTCATGCTGATATTTCCAATATTAAATTATCAATTAAGGCGAACTATACAAACCCACTAAAGAGAATTATTCCAACTTTTAAGTTTGGTGTTAAAGCTATTAAAGAAATCGCTCGATTAAAACCCAAAAGCCTCTATGTTGCCAATATCGACATGTTGATCATAGCTAGTTTATATGCATTTGGCAGAAAAAATAAGCCGAAAATCATTTATGAAATAGCAGATTTAAATCAACTTATCGCTGATTCTCAAACAACTACATTAAAGAAGTTCATGAGGATGATGTTAGTATACTTAGAGAAGAAATTGTGTCAAAATATTAGTACTCTAGTGGTAACGTCGGAGAAGTTTTACGAACATTATTATTCAAAATTTGTTCCGAAATCCAAGCTGCTCTTTTTCCCAAACATTCCGAATTTAGAGGCGTTTAAAAATTACTCAAAAACAAAGAATGAAAAATTTACAGTTGGTTTCATTGGTGCCATTCGATATAAAAATCAAATGAAAATGCTAATTGAAGCTGCAGAAAAAAGTAATGTAAACATTTTGTTTGCAGGTGCAGGATTAGATGATGAGATCCAACAAATATCCAAAGAAAAAAACTTTATAAAGTATTCTGGAAGATATAATTATGAAAAAGAAATAGCTAGCCTATACCAACAGGTAGATGCGATCTATTCAGTGTATGATGCGGATTTGAATAATGTAAAGTTGGCGTTACCCAATAAGTTATATGAGTCAATTTACTGTGAACTACCTATTATTGTTGCCAAAGGCACCTACTTGTCGGAAATTGTTACAGATAAAGGAGTAGGTGTTGCGGTGGACCACAATAATTCACTTGAACTTCAGCAAGAATTGGATAGATTGAGTAACAATCAGAATTACTATGATTCTATTTTAATAGCTTGTCGGGATAATAAAAATGATATTAATATTAAATTATACAACGAGAAACTAGCAGAAAGATTGAATGCCATAATTCTATGA
- a CDS encoding serine O-acetyltransferase, translating into MFNSVVPYTTEIGRDSKFAYGAIGVVIHGRSKIGSRVIIGQNVTIGRALDPDSIPEIGDNVYISAGARIIGKIKIGNNVIIGANSVVTKDVPNNSIVAGIPAKVLRSVDEDIYSLLKNIY; encoded by the coding sequence ATGTTCAATTCGGTGGTTCCTTATACTACAGAAATCGGTAGAGACAGCAAGTTTGCTTATGGTGCGATTGGGGTTGTCATTCATGGTAGGAGCAAAATTGGTTCAAGAGTTATTATCGGCCAGAACGTAACTATAGGACGTGCGCTTGATCCAGACAGTATTCCTGAGATTGGTGATAACGTATATATCTCGGCAGGTGCCAGAATCATCGGAAAGATAAAGATCGGGAATAACGTAATTATTGGAGCTAACTCAGTGGTAACAAAAGATGTGCCGAACAATTCTATTGTTGCAGGTATTCCAGCGAAGGTGCTTCGATCGGTAGACGAGGATATTTACTCCCTGCTTAAAAATATTTATTAA
- a CDS encoding nucleotide sugar dehydrogenase — MINIIGLGYIGLPTALMFAKHGIKVVGTDNNAELVSSLTDGRLSFEEEGLEELFQAAQANRIAFSTEYQRTHTYIIAVPTPYIKESKKLDPKYVFAAVNSVLDVCEKGTAIIIESTISPGTIDKYVRPVIEKRGYVIGQDVHLLHAPERIIPGSMIYELEHNSRTIGTDNLEIGNKIKDLYSSFCKSEILVTDIRSAEMSKVVENTYRDINIAFANELAKICRTDDMDVYEIIRIANKHPRVNILQPGPGVGGHCISVDPWFLVGDYPDLTNLILTARKINDSMPRHVLGRIRDIMREHGIKDISKVGLYGLTYKENVDDTRESPTLQLLDRMDEHLAFGVKVFDPFVKTRIVDHQFINFEDFLNEIEILVIMVGHDHIKNNMELINNKLVLDTKNICVLKDSYKL; from the coding sequence ATGATCAATATTATAGGTTTGGGATACATTGGTTTGCCAACAGCGCTAATGTTTGCAAAACATGGTATTAAGGTGGTAGGAACGGATAACAACGCAGAGCTTGTAAGCTCATTAACTGATGGACGTCTTTCTTTTGAGGAAGAAGGCTTAGAGGAGCTATTCCAAGCAGCACAAGCTAATAGAATTGCATTTTCTACTGAATATCAAAGAACACATACATATATTATAGCGGTACCAACGCCTTATATTAAAGAAAGCAAAAAACTTGACCCTAAATATGTATTCGCAGCGGTAAATAGCGTTCTTGATGTTTGTGAAAAAGGTACGGCAATAATTATTGAATCAACTATTTCACCAGGCACAATTGATAAGTATGTTCGCCCCGTAATAGAAAAAAGAGGATATGTAATTGGACAAGATGTTCATCTACTACACGCTCCTGAAAGAATAATTCCAGGAAGTATGATCTATGAGCTAGAACATAACTCAAGAACTATTGGTACAGACAACTTGGAAATTGGCAATAAAATCAAAGATTTGTATTCTAGTTTTTGCAAGTCCGAAATCTTAGTCACAGATATAAGATCGGCAGAAATGTCTAAAGTTGTGGAGAATACCTACAGAGATATTAATATTGCATTCGCAAATGAATTGGCAAAAATTTGCCGTACCGATGACATGGATGTATATGAGATTATTAGAATTGCTAACAAACACCCGCGAGTTAATATATTACAACCAGGTCCAGGAGTTGGAGGTCACTGTATATCGGTTGACCCATGGTTCTTAGTTGGGGACTATCCAGATTTGACCAATCTCATTTTAACAGCTCGGAAAATAAATGACTCAATGCCTAGACATGTATTAGGAAGAATTCGAGATATCATGAGAGAACACGGGATTAAAGATATCTCGAAAGTTGGCCTTTATGGACTTACTTATAAAGAAAACGTTGATGATACCAGAGAAAGTCCTACATTGCAATTGCTAGATCGAATGGACGAGCATTTAGCTTTTGGTGTTAAAGTGTTTGACCCATTTGTTAAAACTAGAATTGTAGATCACCAATTTATTAACTTTGAAGACTTTTTAAATGAGATTGAAATTTTGGTTATTATGGTGGGGCATGATCATATTAAAAACAATATGGAGCTTATTAATAACAAGCTTGTGCTAGATACAAAGAATATTTGTGTGTTAAAAGATTCATATAAACTGTAA
- a CDS encoding heparinase II/III domain-containing protein — protein MIKSLLSEYGLPWVINRTLYSAKLKMMRSIPSSERIFERKTFVKRVNIFKVNTNLIEEFLSATTVKEQSDIILNADNAIEGKIKGFSSIQLDYGFPINWHYNPLTKQCVDNSLKWYKIPDFDPVRGDIKLIWEVSRFTHFFYFVRAFMLTKDKKYYRAFSNQLKEWLKVNEYSYGANYKCGQEATLRMINALIAYSIFESYGLVTPNDKENIRVLVESSYKKVLSNFFYAYKCIQNNHTLSEITGLIIGAWACEDNRRLSNAYKLLDRVIEKQFNSDGGYVQYSFNYQRFALQILQFVMKIGKETNMDLSSDSKKVLRESALLMYQMQDESGDVPNYGSNDGALIFPVTCCDYRDFKAVINTTFGIIECKRLFSPGVHDEELLWFGNMELDKIPVSKIERKQVSFSQSGFYSLRHDNGFLMTVLQSFHTRPAQMDQHHIDIWHKGINVFCDSGTYSYATEIGKKMSLTAAHNTVMVQDKEQMNKRGPFLIYDWITRKDVVNGINTYSGAFCSKNGYCHTRSIKRYDNSYIVEDEIVTSENAEYCDSYFHTPCDVEIFANGFRLYHEGNLICQVETGGDIEVKCADRSLYYLKNDKINCVTVRSNYFKRSFKMKYEINLF, from the coding sequence ATGATTAAGTCACTGTTATCTGAATATGGTTTACCTTGGGTTATTAATAGAACACTGTATTCAGCAAAGTTAAAGATGATGAGATCAATACCTAGCAGTGAAAGAATATTTGAAAGAAAAACCTTTGTTAAAAGAGTTAACATCTTTAAAGTCAATACTAACTTAATAGAGGAATTTTTAAGTGCTACTACTGTAAAAGAGCAGTCCGATATTATTCTAAATGCTGATAATGCAATAGAGGGGAAAATAAAAGGATTCTCCTCAATACAACTTGATTATGGCTTTCCAATAAATTGGCACTACAATCCTTTGACCAAGCAATGCGTTGATAATTCTCTAAAGTGGTACAAAATTCCGGATTTTGATCCGGTACGTGGTGATATTAAATTAATATGGGAGGTATCAAGGTTTACTCACTTTTTCTATTTTGTTAGGGCTTTCATGTTAACAAAAGATAAAAAGTATTATCGAGCCTTCTCTAATCAACTAAAAGAATGGTTAAAGGTGAATGAGTACTCCTATGGTGCTAATTATAAGTGCGGCCAAGAAGCTACTTTAAGAATGATAAATGCATTAATTGCTTATTCAATATTTGAGTCATATGGTTTAGTAACTCCTAATGATAAAGAGAACATACGAGTTCTTGTTGAGAGCAGCTATAAAAAAGTATTATCAAACTTTTTCTATGCTTATAAATGTATACAAAACAATCATACACTATCTGAAATAACAGGTCTTATTATTGGAGCATGGGCTTGCGAAGATAATAGGAGATTAAGTAACGCTTATAAGCTGCTTGATCGAGTAATTGAGAAACAGTTTAATTCAGATGGTGGATATGTACAATATTCGTTTAATTATCAAAGATTTGCACTTCAAATATTACAGTTTGTAATGAAAATCGGTAAAGAAACAAATATGGATTTATCTTCAGATAGTAAAAAGGTATTAAGAGAAAGTGCTCTTTTAATGTATCAAATGCAAGATGAATCAGGTGATGTTCCGAATTATGGATCTAATGACGGCGCGTTAATTTTCCCTGTTACTTGCTGTGATTATAGAGATTTTAAAGCGGTTATAAATACGACTTTCGGAATTATTGAATGTAAGAGATTATTTTCACCAGGTGTTCATGACGAAGAATTATTATGGTTTGGTAATATGGAGTTAGATAAGATTCCAGTTTCCAAGATAGAAAGGAAACAAGTGTCATTTAGTCAATCGGGTTTCTATTCGCTAAGGCACGACAATGGTTTTCTAATGACCGTATTACAAAGTTTCCATACTCGCCCTGCACAGATGGACCAGCATCATATAGATATATGGCATAAAGGCATCAATGTGTTCTGTGATAGCGGTACATATTCATACGCAACAGAAATAGGGAAGAAGATGTCATTAACTGCTGCTCACAATACTGTGATGGTACAAGATAAAGAGCAGATGAATAAAAGAGGCCCATTTTTGATCTATGATTGGATAACACGCAAAGATGTAGTAAATGGTATCAATACCTACTCAGGGGCATTCTGTTCTAAAAATGGATATTGTCATACACGCAGTATTAAGCGATATGACAATAGCTACATCGTAGAAGATGAAATTGTAACATCAGAGAATGCAGAATATTGTGATTCGTATTTTCACACTCCTTGCGATGTCGAAATATTTGCAAATGGATTCAGACTATACCATGAAGGTAATTTAATATGCCAGGTGGAAACCGGTGGGGATATTGAAGTAAAGTGTGCAGATAGGAGTTTGTATTACTTAAAGAACGATAAAATAAACTGTGTTACGGTTAGAAGTAATTATTTTAAACGTTCTTTTAAAATGAAGTATGAAATTAATCTATTTTAA
- a CDS encoding glycosyltransferase family protein: MFKGFVNKSSIPYILSKSSINILNYSQTQYNWTRGNSSNKLFEYMASGKPIISTVKMGYSIIGKYNCGIELDSCTANDLAKAILQVKNMPVEHYMIITANAKQGVKDFDFKNLTQKLVNVIASVHK; encoded by the coding sequence ATATTTAAAGGTTTTGTAAATAAGAGTTCAATACCCTATATATTAAGCAAGTCTTCTATTAACATTCTTAATTACTCACAAACACAATACAATTGGACAAGGGGCAACAGCTCAAACAAATTGTTTGAATATATGGCCTCTGGAAAGCCAATTATTTCAACAGTTAAGATGGGTTATTCCATCATTGGTAAGTATAATTGCGGAATAGAGCTAGATAGCTGCACAGCTAATGATTTAGCGAAGGCTATTTTGCAGGTGAAAAACATGCCTGTGGAACATTATATGATCATAACTGCTAATGCTAAACAAGGTGTGAAAGATTTTGACTTTAAAAATCTAACTCAAAAATTGGTAAATGTAATTGCTAGTGTACATAAATAA
- a CDS encoding glycosyltransferase family 4 protein produces MTRKKVWLWNHYATDMYRNRGGRHYWFANNLINLGYETTVFCANTYHNNAEYIDTKNKKYTTDTIDNIPFVFVKTTSALGNGIARVKNMVQFYINLYAVVKEYIKTEGKPDVIVASSVHPLTMVAGIRIAKKLGIPCICEIRDLWPEAIFSFNKAKETSLLGRLLTAGEHWIYKKADALIFTKEGDTDYIKEKKWDTGQGGDIDLGKCHYINNGVDIGAFEKSILENRIEDPDLSGDKFNIVYVGAIRPVNNVGNILDAASILKNEKRSSS; encoded by the coding sequence TTGACAAGGAAGAAAGTCTGGTTATGGAACCACTATGCAACGGATATGTACAGAAATCGTGGGGGACGACATTATTGGTTTGCCAATAATTTAATCAATCTAGGTTATGAAACGACCGTGTTCTGTGCTAATACCTATCATAATAATGCGGAATATATCGATACAAAGAATAAGAAGTATACGACAGATACAATAGACAACATTCCTTTTGTATTTGTGAAAACGACTTCCGCGTTGGGCAACGGGATTGCTCGAGTGAAAAACATGGTTCAATTCTACATTAACTTATACGCTGTTGTGAAAGAGTATATAAAAACTGAGGGTAAACCTGATGTTATAGTTGCTTCAAGCGTACACCCACTTACCATGGTTGCAGGCATTCGAATTGCTAAGAAACTAGGGATTCCTTGTATTTGTGAGATTCGCGATTTGTGGCCAGAAGCTATCTTCTCTTTCAATAAAGCAAAGGAAACAAGTCTATTAGGAAGACTACTTACTGCAGGTGAACACTGGATCTATAAAAAAGCTGATGCCCTTATATTTACTAAAGAAGGCGACACCGACTATATAAAGGAGAAGAAGTGGGATACAGGACAAGGCGGGGACATTGATCTAGGTAAGTGTCACTACATAAATAATGGCGTGGACATAGGTGCATTTGAAAAATCTATTCTTGAGAACAGGATTGAAGATCCTGACTTAAGTGGCGATAAGTTTAATATTGTCTATGTTGGTGCAATTCGACCAGTTAATAACGTAGGGAATATCCTGGATGCAGCCTCCATTCTAAAAAATGAAAAAAGATCCAGTTCTTAA
- a CDS encoding acetyltransferase, producing MGKNLLIIGASGHGKVVADIALKMGRWESISFLDDNENILQVMGLEVIGKSSDVHQYVKDNDVFIGIGNNAVRKRIHTDLESKHASIPTLVHPTAIIGERVEIEPGTVVMAGAIINCCTSIGKGCIINTGAIVEHDNQVEDFVHLSPGVRLAGTVRVGEGTWLGIGSIVINNITITSESIIGAGAVVVRDIMMAGTYVGVPAKRLSS from the coding sequence ATGGGAAAGAATCTGCTGATAATAGGTGCCAGCGGGCATGGGAAAGTGGTTGCAGACATTGCCTTGAAGATGGGGCGATGGGAGAGTATTAGCTTTCTAGATGATAATGAAAATATTTTGCAAGTAATGGGTCTTGAAGTAATCGGGAAATCCTCCGATGTCCATCAATATGTGAAGGATAACGATGTTTTTATTGGAATTGGCAACAATGCAGTACGGAAAAGAATCCATACTGATCTTGAATCTAAACATGCTAGTATACCAACATTAGTTCATCCTACTGCTATCATAGGTGAAAGAGTTGAGATTGAACCGGGAACAGTAGTTATGGCAGGCGCAATTATTAACTGCTGCACGTCCATTGGTAAAGGATGCATTATTAATACAGGTGCAATTGTAGAACATGACAATCAAGTTGAAGATTTTGTACATCTTTCCCCTGGAGTGAGGTTAGCAGGTACTGTAAGAGTCGGTGAAGGCACATGGTTAGGTATTGGCAGTATAGTTATTAATAACATCACAATAACAAGTGAAAGTATAATTGGTGCCGGAGCAGTGGTTGTTAGAGATATTATGATGGCTGGTACTTATGTGGGAGTTCCCGCTAAAAGATTGAGCAGTTGA
- a CDS encoding sugar transferase — MDILLSLIAITVLSPVLVVVALLVRSKLGSPVLFKQRRPGRHGKVFLMYKFRTMTDERDANGQLLPDSVRLTKFGKLLRATSLDELPELINIFKGDMSIIGPRPLLEQYLPLYNEHQMRRHEARPGLSGLAQVNGRNAISWESKFNLDVEYVDHISFSGDWQIILLTFKKVFIREGISSEASVTMEPFKGTN; from the coding sequence ATGGATATTCTGCTATCTTTGATTGCTATTACAGTACTTAGCCCTGTTCTGGTGGTCGTAGCTTTGCTTGTTCGGTCTAAGCTGGGAAGTCCTGTATTGTTTAAGCAGAGAAGACCGGGGCGCCATGGGAAGGTCTTTCTCATGTACAAGTTCAGAACAATGACCGATGAAAGAGATGCTAATGGACAATTGCTCCCAGACAGCGTTCGCTTAACGAAGTTCGGTAAGCTCTTACGAGCAACATCTCTAGATGAGCTCCCAGAGCTTATTAACATCTTTAAAGGTGATATGTCTATCATTGGACCTAGACCGTTATTGGAACAATATCTACCTTTATACAACGAACATCAAATGCGGCGACATGAGGCTAGGCCGGGTTTATCAGGATTGGCACAAGTAAACGGCCGAAATGCAATTAGTTGGGAGAGCAAGTTTAATCTTGATGTTGAATATGTAGACCATATTAGTTTCAGTGGAGACTGGCAAATCATCCTCTTAACTTTTAAAAAGGTGTTTATCCGAGAAGGAATAAGCTCTGAAGCCTCGGTAACCATGGAGCCCTTCAAAGGGACGAACTAG
- a CDS encoding DegT/DnrJ/EryC1/StrS family aminotransferase — MKDRIFLSSPHMSDEGFELQYVHEAFQTNWIAPLGRNVDQFEKELAAKVGSKSAAALSSGTAAIHLALQAAGVSENDIVFCQSLTFSATANPIIYQNAIPVFIDSDYKTWNMCPESLEQAFERYPQVKAVIVVHLYGLSADMDRIVELCKKYDVVLIEDAAESLGTYYKGKHTGSFGNYGVFSFNGNKIITTSGGGMLVSDDEERIAKCRFWATQSRDQARHYQHSELGFNYRMSNVVAGIGRGQLQVLDQRVAKKKYIFEYYRRELGPLEGVEFMPWNDWNEPNFWLSSMTLSGSVRPIDIIEALEKENIESRPIWKPMHKQPFFEKYDFVGTGVSEKLFENGICLPSDTKMTDADLQRVVENIKKLWWE, encoded by the coding sequence ATGAAAGATCGGATATTTCTCTCTTCACCTCATATGAGCGATGAGGGCTTTGAACTTCAATATGTTCATGAAGCTTTCCAGACGAATTGGATTGCTCCTCTTGGTAGAAATGTGGATCAGTTTGAGAAGGAGCTTGCTGCCAAAGTGGGATCCAAATCAGCGGCGGCGCTATCTTCCGGAACAGCGGCTATCCACTTAGCTTTACAAGCAGCGGGAGTAAGCGAGAATGACATTGTTTTTTGCCAATCCCTCACTTTCTCAGCTACTGCTAATCCAATTATTTATCAGAATGCTATACCCGTTTTCATTGATAGCGATTATAAGACATGGAACATGTGTCCTGAGTCGTTAGAGCAAGCTTTTGAGCGGTATCCACAAGTCAAAGCGGTTATTGTTGTACATCTTTACGGACTATCTGCTGACATGGATAGAATAGTAGAGTTGTGCAAGAAATACGACGTGGTATTAATTGAAGATGCTGCGGAGTCGTTGGGTACATATTACAAAGGTAAGCACACGGGAAGCTTTGGCAACTATGGAGTATTCTCATTTAATGGAAACAAGATCATTACCACATCGGGAGGCGGAATGTTGGTTTCCGATGATGAAGAGAGAATAGCGAAATGCAGATTCTGGGCCACACAGAGCAGGGATCAGGCAAGACATTATCAGCATAGTGAGCTCGGTTTTAATTACCGGATGAGTAATGTAGTTGCTGGTATTGGGAGAGGGCAACTTCAAGTACTAGATCAGAGAGTCGCTAAGAAGAAATATATTTTCGAATACTATCGGAGAGAACTAGGCCCGCTTGAAGGTGTTGAATTCATGCCTTGGAACGACTGGAATGAACCGAACTTTTGGTTAAGTTCAATGACCCTGAGCGGCAGCGTAAGACCGATTGACATAATTGAGGCATTGGAAAAAGAAAATATCGAATCGCGTCCAATTTGGAAACCGATGCATAAGCAACCATTCTTCGAAAAGTATGATTTTGTTGGAACAGGTGTTTCAGAGAAACTATTCGAGAACGGGATCTGTTTGCCATCAGATACCAAGATGACAGATGCAGATTTGCAAAGGGTTGTAGAGAATATTAAGAAACTATGGTGGGAATAA